In the genome of Mucisphaera calidilacus, one region contains:
- the rpoC gene encoding DNA-directed RNA polymerase subunit beta' produces MAEQLFDRVNDFNRVKINLASPNDIRSWSFGEVKKPETINYRTYRPEKDGLFCERIFGPERDYECACGKYKGTKFKGIICDRCGVKVTHSRVRRKRMGHINLAAPIVHIWFFKAIPSHLGNLLGMKTSDLEKVIYFQDYVVVDPGDTPLKQQQILTEDDYRHAISEYGRGFTAMMGAEAVKELLARLELAAVAAELREELAATKSKQKIKDLSKRLRIVELIRHSENDPAWMVMDVVPVIPPDLRPLVLLDSGNFATSDLNDLYRRIINRNNRLKKLMDLNAPEVIIRNEKRMLQQSVDALFDNGRCRRPVLGSSNRPLKSLTDMIKGKQGRFRENLLGKRVDYSARSVIVVGPELKLHQCGLPKKIALELFQPFIIRRLKEHGLVDTIKSAKKMLERRDPEVWDVLEEVIDQHPVLLNRAPTLHRMGIQAFEPVLVEGNAIRIHPLVCSGFNADFDGDQMAVHLPLSVEAQAEAHILMLSPHNIFSPANGSPIISAGQDIVYGVYYMTLMPQPLPDDVVKELVTRSGELSEEMVEQMRQVPEFRNESEAFMAYQLGKIKIHDPIVARIDPKRYQGVVLSEKSDVEPFSETGRVVTTVGRLIFNEILAEAMPFYNCPLGKKGCSRVIDDTYASNGRPATIDLLDHMKRLGFQAATNAGLSLAITDLRIPERKQDILGATQKKVDRVEKAYEGGALTERERYNQLVDLWTHCREEITKQVVEEMKRDRRAADGRRVSIDDPAGMIYLNPAWVEVESGARGKIGQLQQLAGMRGLMAKPSGEIIETPIKANAREGLSVLEYFSSTHGARKGLADTALKTADSGYLTRKLCDVAQNVFVTQDDCQTKQGITKKALYKGEEIDVPLRDQIIGRTARETIRNPITDELIVAENEVFTDEIARKIEALGIDSVNIRSPLSCESREGICAKCYGIDMSTSKLVEQGLAIGIIAAESIGEPGTQLTMRTFHTGGVATTSAADTSFVATQGGTIEIRDANEVTSITEDGDEVLVTLKRNGELLINDDKGRELEKFKLQYGCFIHVKPGEKVKKGTVLVTWDPHRTAILAEKGGKVRYEDIIVGETVRPEQQSGAKGAGAAGLVVIEHKGELHPRIVIEDSDGKILDFHYLPAKARIDVVEGQEVEAGHMLARQPREATGTADIVGGLPRVTEIFEARKPKDAAVMAEISGTVELRNDKRRGKMTVIVRSDSGLEVDHHVPQDRHLLVHTNDFVEAGDQLIEGPLVPQDILAIKGEEALFIYLINEVQNVYRAQGVPINDKHIEIIVNQMLRKVRVENPGDTNLLPNEVLDKWRFREANEAVASMGKIKEPGDSMLPIGAKVTKAELKEINAQLETDGQETAKASKCRPASGKTLLLGITKASLQSESFLSGASFQETTKVLTDAALAGRTDSLQGLKENVLLGHLIPVGTGFKDYVNLEVVKLAEPPDSEMLSREEELEAAAAMAEAAGAESPEDIGTTVGESRLVAQLLGEDGNKN; encoded by the coding sequence ATGGCTGAACAGCTCTTCGATCGCGTCAACGACTTCAACCGGGTCAAGATCAACCTCGCCAGCCCCAACGACATCCGTTCGTGGTCGTTCGGCGAGGTCAAGAAGCCCGAGACGATCAACTACCGAACCTACCGCCCCGAGAAGGACGGCCTGTTCTGCGAGCGCATCTTTGGTCCCGAACGCGACTACGAGTGCGCCTGCGGCAAGTACAAGGGCACGAAGTTCAAGGGCATCATCTGCGACCGCTGCGGCGTGAAGGTCACCCACTCTCGCGTCCGCCGCAAGCGCATGGGCCACATCAACCTCGCGGCACCCATCGTCCACATCTGGTTCTTCAAGGCGATCCCCTCGCACCTGGGCAACCTGCTGGGGATGAAGACCTCCGACCTCGAGAAGGTCATCTACTTCCAGGACTACGTCGTCGTCGACCCCGGCGATACCCCGCTCAAACAGCAGCAGATCCTCACCGAGGACGATTACCGCCACGCGATCTCCGAGTACGGCCGCGGCTTCACTGCCATGATGGGTGCCGAGGCCGTCAAGGAACTGCTTGCGCGTCTTGAACTCGCTGCCGTGGCCGCTGAACTGCGTGAAGAACTCGCTGCTACCAAGTCCAAGCAGAAGATCAAGGATCTCTCCAAGCGGCTCCGCATTGTCGAGCTGATCCGCCACTCCGAGAACGACCCTGCATGGATGGTCATGGACGTCGTCCCGGTCATCCCGCCCGACCTGCGGCCTCTGGTCCTGCTCGACTCCGGCAACTTCGCGACCTCCGACCTCAACGACCTCTACCGCCGGATCATCAACCGCAACAACCGCCTCAAGAAGCTGATGGACCTCAACGCGCCCGAGGTCATTATCCGCAACGAGAAGCGTATGCTCCAGCAGTCGGTCGACGCGTTGTTCGACAACGGCCGCTGCCGACGCCCCGTCCTCGGCAGTTCCAACCGACCGCTCAAGTCGCTCACCGACATGATCAAGGGCAAGCAGGGCCGCTTCCGCGAGAACCTGCTCGGCAAGCGCGTCGACTACTCCGCGCGTTCGGTCATCGTCGTCGGTCCCGAGCTCAAGCTCCACCAGTGCGGCCTGCCCAAGAAGATCGCGCTCGAGCTGTTCCAGCCCTTCATCATCCGTCGCCTCAAGGAGCACGGACTCGTCGACACCATCAAGTCGGCGAAGAAGATGCTCGAGCGACGCGACCCCGAGGTCTGGGACGTTCTTGAGGAAGTCATCGACCAGCACCCCGTGCTGCTCAACCGTGCCCCGACTCTTCACCGCATGGGCATCCAGGCCTTCGAGCCCGTCCTCGTCGAGGGCAACGCCATCCGTATCCACCCGCTCGTCTGCTCCGGCTTCAACGCCGACTTCGACGGCGACCAGATGGCCGTCCACCTGCCGCTCTCGGTTGAGGCGCAGGCCGAAGCTCACATCCTGATGCTCTCGCCCCACAACATTTTCTCGCCCGCCAACGGCAGCCCGATCATCTCGGCCGGTCAGGACATCGTCTACGGCGTCTACTACATGACGCTGATGCCTCAGCCGCTGCCCGACGACGTCGTCAAGGAACTCGTCACGCGATCCGGCGAGCTCTCCGAAGAGATGGTCGAGCAGATGCGTCAGGTCCCCGAGTTCCGCAACGAGTCGGAGGCCTTCATGGCCTACCAGCTCGGCAAGATCAAGATCCACGACCCGATCGTTGCCCGCATCGATCCGAAGCGTTACCAGGGCGTCGTCCTCAGCGAGAAGAGTGACGTCGAACCGTTCTCCGAGACCGGACGTGTCGTCACCACCGTCGGCCGACTCATCTTCAATGAGATCCTGGCCGAGGCCATGCCCTTCTACAACTGCCCGCTCGGCAAAAAAGGCTGCTCACGCGTCATCGACGACACCTACGCCTCCAACGGCCGGCCCGCGACGATCGATCTTCTCGACCACATGAAGCGGCTCGGTTTCCAGGCCGCCACCAACGCCGGACTCTCTCTGGCCATCACGGACCTCCGCATCCCGGAGCGCAAGCAGGACATCCTCGGCGCGACCCAGAAGAAGGTCGACCGTGTCGAGAAGGCTTACGAGGGCGGTGCCCTTACCGAGCGAGAGCGCTACAACCAGCTCGTCGACCTCTGGACACACTGCCGTGAGGAGATCACCAAGCAGGTGGTCGAAGAGATGAAACGCGACCGCCGCGCCGCCGACGGCCGACGCGTCTCTATTGATGACCCTGCCGGCATGATCTACCTCAACCCCGCCTGGGTTGAGGTCGAGTCGGGTGCTCGCGGCAAGATCGGCCAGCTCCAGCAGCTCGCCGGCATGCGTGGTCTCATGGCCAAGCCCTCGGGTGAGATCATCGAGACTCCCATCAAGGCCAACGCACGCGAGGGTCTTTCCGTCCTCGAGTACTTCTCCTCCACCCACGGCGCGCGTAAGGGTCTGGCCGATACCGCCCTCAAGACCGCCGACTCGGGCTACCTGACCCGTAAGCTCTGCGATGTTGCCCAGAACGTCTTCGTCACGCAGGACGACTGCCAGACCAAGCAGGGCATCACCAAGAAGGCCCTATATAAGGGTGAAGAGATCGACGTGCCGCTGCGTGATCAGATCATCGGTCGGACGGCACGCGAGACCATCCGCAACCCCATCACCGACGAGCTCATCGTTGCCGAGAACGAGGTTTTCACCGACGAGATCGCCCGCAAGATCGAGGCGCTCGGCATCGACTCGGTCAACATCCGCTCGCCTCTGTCCTGCGAGTCGCGTGAGGGCATCTGCGCGAAGTGCTACGGCATCGACATGTCGACCAGCAAGCTCGTCGAGCAGGGTCTGGCCATCGGCATCATCGCCGCCGAGTCCATCGGCGAGCCCGGCACGCAGCTGACGATGCGTACCTTCCACACCGGCGGCGTCGCCACCACCTCGGCGGCCGACACCTCGTTCGTGGCCACGCAGGGCGGCACCATCGAGATCCGCGACGCCAACGAGGTGACCAGCATCACCGAGGACGGCGACGAGGTGCTCGTCACGCTGAAGCGCAACGGCGAGCTGCTCATCAACGACGACAAGGGACGCGAGCTGGAGAAGTTCAAGCTCCAGTACGGCTGCTTCATTCACGTGAAGCCCGGCGAGAAGGTCAAGAAGGGCACGGTCCTTGTCACCTGGGACCCTCACCGAACCGCCATCCTCGCCGAGAAGGGCGGCAAGGTCCGCTACGAGGACATCATCGTCGGCGAGACGGTTCGCCCCGAGCAGCAGTCCGGGGCCAAGGGCGCCGGTGCCGCGGGCCTCGTGGTCATCGAGCACAAGGGCGAACTCCATCCCCGAATCGTCATCGAGGACAGCGACGGCAAGATCCTCGACTTCCACTACCTGCCCGCCAAGGCGCGTATCGACGTCGTCGAGGGCCAGGAAGTTGAAGCCGGACACATGCTCGCACGGCAGCCGCGCGAGGCTACCGGCACGGCCGACATCGTCGGCGGTCTGCCCCGCGTCACCGAGATCTTCGAGGCCCGTAAGCCCAAGGATGCCGCTGTCATGGCGGAGATCTCCGGCACCGTCGAGCTGCGCAACGACAAGCGGCGCGGCAAGATGACCGTGATCGTCCGATCCGACTCCGGACTCGAAGTCGATCACCACGTCCCGCAGGACCGCCACCTGCTCGTCCACACCAACGACTTCGTCGAGGCGGGCGACCAGCTCATCGAGGGCCCGCTTGTCCCGCAGGACATCCTGGCCATCAAGGGCGAAGAGGCGCTCTTCATCTACCTCATCAACGAGGTCCAGAACGTCTACCGCGCCCAGGGCGTGCCCATCAACGACAAGCACATCGAGATCATCGTCAACCAGATGCTCCGCAAGGTGCGCGTCGAGAACCCCGGCGACACCAACCTCCTGCCCAACGAAGTCCTCGACAAGTGGCGCTTCCGCGAGGCCAACGAGGCCGTCGCCAGCATGGGCAAGATCAAGGAGCCCGGCGACTCCATGCTCCCCATCGGGGCCAAGGTCACCAAGGCCGAGCTCAAGGAGATCAACGCCCAGCTCGAGACCGACGGGCAGGAAACCGCCAAGGCATCCAAGTGCCGACCCGCCTCCGGCAAGACTCTGCTCCTGGGCATCACCAAGGCCTCCCTCCAGAGCGAGTCCTTCCTCTCCGGTGCCTCCTTTCAGGAGACCACCAAGGTCCTCACCGACGCGGCTCTCGCCGGTCGCACCGACTCCCTTCAGGGACTCAAGGAAAACGTCCTCCTCGGACACCTCATCCCCGTCGGTACCGGCTTCAAGGACTACGTCAATCTCGAGGTCGTCAAGCTCGCCGAGCCTCCGGACTCGGAAATGCTCTCCCGCGAGGAAGAGCTCGAGGCAGCGGCCGCCATGGCCGAGGCCGCCGGCGCTGAGTCCCCCGAGGACATCGGCACCACCGTCGGCGAGTCACGGCTTGTCGCCCAGCTCCTCGGCGAAGACGGCAACAAGAACTGA
- the rpoB gene encoding DNA-directed RNA polymerase subunit beta, whose translation MLQMTSVRNFSKRGDALPVPHLVDVQLVAYERFIQLEKPFDQRDPSIGLESLLREVFPIESYDGNMHLEYLYYKLDEPRYTPQECKQLRLTYGMPFRIGVRLVRKDVPEIPEEEIYLGEIPVLLGGGEYIINGAERVIVNQLHRSPGVDFSIASAEADRPLHSARIIPERGSWIELEVSKKDVLQMRIDQSTKIPATTFIRAIDEDYSATETLLRLFYDVNEVKVTDLRPEHYAAAPIVDTDTGEELVPIGAQIGENAERIMGSPLKTVLAIPNPGDMLILNTLADEKQVDLEGVKVSEHEAALLALYARLRPGNPPQVDKARQLFAEKFFDENRYRLGKVGRFRINRKFDLEVPETEMALRAEDFLKVIGYMLDLRSNRNKAHVDDIDHLGNRRLRTLDELAVEELRKGFLKLRRTVQERMSVKDPDELSKIADLINSKSISSAVEHFFGRGELSQVVDQTNPLSQLTHERRLSALGPGGLNRKRAGFEVRDVHISHYGRVCPIETPEGTNIGLICSLGIYSRIDEYGFLLTPYRPVKDGEIEDEIVYLRADEEMKLTLGPTDAIDKEGKLQKGSVLARVDGELTSIGSNSLDYVDISPKQIVGVSAALIPFLEHDDANRALMGSNMQRQAVPLIKVQPPCVGTGMEKEVPKYSGMVVRARNAGTVTYVDAQRIVVDNADEYVLRKYSGLNERTCQNQRPTVSLGERVEKDQIIADGAATSNGELALGKNVLVAFNTFDGYNFEDAIVISERLVTEDTFTSIHIEEYDVEIRETKLGREEFTRDIPNVSEKMLSKLDEHGIIRIGAYVKPGDILVGKVSPKSKSELTPEEKLLHAIFGRAGEDVKNDSLEVPAGTEGIVIGAKRFSRRMHLNEEQKKQLRREMREYEAEMDARAADLFRQMVDQVNEVTGTAMVDPSTRQKVGASDITEVVLEQINDFDTKWIKGSKEIRDEAITVYDAFWPRITAIEKEKQRRLAHMKRGDELPSGVLEMVKIYLATKRTLSVGDKMAGRHGNKGVISRIVPVEDMPFLEDGTPVDVLLNPLGVGKRMNVGQILETHLGWACAVLGFQAVTPVFDGASEDEIEAAIQEANDHVDQRAADFEQNKVVPNDRELLAKMPANYKIQLHDGRTGEPFDQRTTVGYMYLLKLHHLVDDKIHARATGPYSLITQQPLGGKARTGGQRFGEMEVWALEAYGAAYILQELLTVKSDDVEGRTKIYESMVKGTNTLEAGMPVAFDVLCNEVKGLGLNITLEKNDADGIGAIL comes from the coding sequence ATGCTTCAGATGACCTCCGTGCGCAATTTCTCGAAGCGTGGCGACGCGCTTCCCGTCCCTCACCTCGTCGATGTTCAGCTCGTAGCCTATGAACGCTTCATCCAGTTGGAGAAGCCGTTCGATCAGCGCGATCCGAGCATCGGCCTCGAGTCCCTCCTCCGCGAGGTGTTCCCGATCGAGTCTTACGACGGGAACATGCATCTCGAGTATCTCTACTACAAGCTCGACGAGCCCCGGTACACGCCGCAGGAGTGCAAGCAGCTCCGGCTGACCTACGGCATGCCGTTCCGCATCGGCGTTCGCCTGGTTCGCAAGGACGTTCCCGAGATCCCCGAGGAGGAAATCTACCTCGGCGAGATCCCCGTGCTTCTTGGTGGTGGCGAGTACATCATCAACGGTGCCGAACGTGTCATCGTGAATCAGCTCCACCGCTCGCCGGGCGTCGACTTCTCGATCGCTTCGGCGGAGGCCGACCGGCCGCTGCACTCGGCGCGCATCATTCCCGAGCGCGGCTCGTGGATCGAACTCGAGGTGTCCAAGAAGGACGTCCTCCAGATGCGTATTGATCAGTCCACCAAGATCCCGGCGACGACGTTCATCCGTGCGATCGACGAGGACTACTCCGCCACCGAGACCCTCCTGCGTCTGTTCTACGACGTCAACGAGGTCAAGGTGACTGATCTTCGTCCCGAGCACTACGCCGCCGCGCCGATCGTCGATACCGACACCGGCGAGGAACTCGTGCCCATCGGCGCCCAGATCGGTGAGAACGCCGAGCGCATCATGGGCTCGCCCCTCAAGACCGTGCTCGCCATCCCCAACCCCGGCGACATGCTCATCCTCAACACCCTCGCCGACGAGAAACAGGTCGACCTCGAGGGCGTCAAGGTCTCCGAGCACGAGGCGGCGCTGCTCGCGCTGTACGCGCGGCTCCGACCCGGCAACCCGCCGCAGGTCGACAAGGCTCGCCAGCTCTTCGCCGAGAAGTTCTTCGACGAGAACCGCTACCGCCTCGGCAAGGTCGGCCGCTTCCGCATCAACCGCAAGTTTGACCTCGAGGTTCCCGAGACCGAGATGGCACTCCGCGCCGAAGACTTCCTGAAGGTCATCGGCTACATGCTCGACCTCCGCAGCAACCGTAATAAGGCCCACGTGGACGACATCGACCACCTGGGCAACCGTCGCCTGCGCACCCTCGACGAACTCGCGGTCGAAGAACTCCGCAAGGGTTTCCTCAAGCTTCGGCGCACCGTCCAGGAGCGTATGAGCGTCAAGGATCCCGACGAGCTCTCCAAGATCGCTGACCTGATCAACTCCAAGTCGATCAGCTCCGCCGTCGAGCACTTCTTCGGGCGAGGTGAGCTGTCGCAGGTTGTCGACCAGACCAACCCGCTCTCCCAGCTGACCCACGAGCGTCGACTCTCGGCACTCGGCCCCGGCGGCCTGAACCGCAAGCGTGCCGGCTTCGAGGTCCGCGACGTCCACATCAGCCACTACGGCCGCGTGTGTCCCATCGAGACGCCCGAAGGCACCAACATCGGTCTTATCTGCTCGCTGGGCATCTACTCGCGCATCGACGAGTACGGCTTCCTGCTCACGCCTTACCGCCCGGTCAAGGACGGTGAGATCGAGGACGAGATCGTCTACCTCCGCGCCGACGAGGAGATGAAGCTCACTCTCGGCCCGACCGACGCCATCGACAAGGAGGGCAAGCTTCAGAAGGGTTCGGTCCTCGCACGCGTCGACGGCGAGCTCACCTCCATCGGCTCGAACAGCCTTGATTACGTCGACATCAGCCCCAAGCAGATCGTTGGCGTTTCTGCGGCGCTGATTCCCTTCCTCGAGCACGACGACGCCAACCGCGCCCTCATGGGATCCAACATGCAGCGGCAGGCCGTCCCCCTGATCAAGGTCCAGCCGCCTTGTGTCGGCACGGGCATGGAAAAGGAAGTGCCCAAGTACTCGGGTATGGTTGTCCGCGCACGCAACGCCGGCACCGTCACCTACGTCGATGCCCAGCGGATCGTCGTGGACAACGCCGACGAGTACGTCCTCCGCAAGTACTCAGGGCTCAATGAACGAACCTGTCAGAACCAGCGGCCTACGGTCAGTCTCGGCGAACGCGTCGAGAAGGACCAGATCATCGCCGATGGTGCTGCCACCTCCAACGGCGAGCTCGCCCTCGGCAAGAACGTCCTCGTCGCCTTCAACACCTTCGACGGCTACAACTTCGAGGACGCCATCGTCATTTCCGAGCGTCTCGTCACCGAGGACACCTTCACCTCGATCCACATCGAGGAGTATGATGTCGAGATCCGCGAGACCAAACTCGGTCGTGAGGAATTCACCCGCGACATTCCCAACGTCTCCGAGAAGATGCTCTCCAAGCTCGACGAGCACGGCATCATCCGCATCGGTGCCTACGTCAAGCCGGGCGATATCCTCGTCGGCAAGGTCTCGCCCAAGAGCAAGTCCGAACTGACGCCCGAAGAGAAACTCCTGCACGCCATTTTCGGCCGTGCCGGCGAAGACGTGAAGAACGACTCGCTGGAGGTTCCCGCCGGCACCGAGGGCATCGTCATCGGTGCCAAACGGTTCAGCCGTCGCATGCACCTCAACGAGGAGCAGAAGAAGCAACTCCGCCGCGAGATGCGCGAGTACGAGGCCGAGATGGACGCCCGCGCCGCCGACCTCTTCCGGCAGATGGTTGATCAGGTCAACGAGGTCACCGGCACCGCGATGGTCGACCCCTCGACCCGCCAGAAGGTCGGTGCCTCCGACATCACCGAGGTCGTCCTCGAGCAGATCAACGACTTCGACACGAAGTGGATCAAGGGATCCAAGGAAATCCGCGACGAGGCCATTACCGTCTACGACGCCTTCTGGCCGCGGATTACCGCGATCGAGAAGGAGAAGCAGCGACGCCTCGCCCACATGAAGCGTGGCGACGAGCTCCCCTCGGGCGTGCTCGAAATGGTCAAGATCTACCTCGCCACCAAGCGGACGCTCTCCGTCGGCGACAAGATGGCCGGACGCCACGGCAACAAGGGCGTCATCTCGCGCATCGTCCCTGTTGAGGACATGCCCTTCCTCGAGGACGGCACCCCCGTCGACGTCCTGCTCAACCCGCTCGGCGTCGGCAAGCGGATGAACGTTGGCCAGATCCTCGAAACCCACCTCGGCTGGGCCTGCGCCGTTCTCGGCTTCCAGGCCGTGACCCCCGTCTTCGACGGCGCTTCCGAGGACGAGATCGAGGCCGCGATCCAGGAAGCTAACGACCACGTGGACCAGCGTGCCGCAGACTTCGAGCAGAACAAGGTCGTCCCCAACGACCGCGAGCTGCTGGCCAAGATGCCCGCCAACTACAAGATCCAGCTCCACGACGGACGCACCGGCGAGCCGTTCGATCAGCGGACCACCGTTGGCTACATGTACCTGCTCAAGCTCCACCACCTCGTTGACGACAAGATCCACGCACGCGCCACTGGCCCCTACTCGCTCATCACCCAGCAGCCGCTGGGCGGCAAGGCACGCACCGGCGGCCAGCGCTTCGGCGAGATGGAGGTCTGGGCCCTCGAAGCCTACGGCGCCGCCTACATCCTTCAGGAATTGCTCACCGTCAAGAGCGATGACGTCGAAGGACGCACCAAGATCTACGAGTCGATGGTCAAGGGCACCAACACGCTCGAGGCCGGCATGCCCGTCGCGTTCGACGTGCTCTGCAACGAGGTCAAGGGCCTTGGCCTCAACATCACGCTCGAGAAGAACGACGCCGACGGCATCGGCGCCATCCTGTAA